Proteins found in one Plasmodium knowlesi strain H genome assembly, chromosome: 12 genomic segment:
- a CDS encoding secreted ookinete protein, putative codes for MKKSFVAIFTYPLILNAAYSLSLSAVNDHFSDHVTRDNSGENGNLNLRPNSLPHRNKRKYNNNLSNESYAAMQPGEVRRDSSVYSDYNNYNEHLGGDSSLTTTAEAKDGNNVQRSQKSISPSTEKKIVGDSNPQRAQLQSNYSTETTESGEQQNSLFVESKNDVKGSGIEGELPGEKATYNKVQQTNFEEGMDKSYGFPNTGVDLDHDSIDNLFGDDDLDSDSADDLFGDEEDDLVDDFTDDLLSEDSTERLMNVVLGDVGRGSVNNLFNNEGGNLMDSTQADQPPSSIDYLFTDNIDNDDVSDLFIGDHNQSDDRRDDSFGKAAVDSLNDGENVLGSIQDDLPLDNSLDNVRSTYNSSSSSLDASGKDNSISNDLLNTAANVPSYKGLDGSSQVNVDKAINYSNKEGDNSVNNKRDASIDNSDSSNKTGENGKPDNKGDVQVKSKSDVVMTKPPISSSKKEDQEKTNMDNMLNSNQRSGTTATVDSKVKNNSLGDSGDVNEGNALRKPADKKSANSGETDSSGAIDMGNRTNPAQSSGQKPPKDSKKVAVQEGSIKGALGNSDEEKLKGIRKEIKKDEKKDEKKDEKKEEKKDEKKEVKKDEKKEVKKDEKKEIKNDEKKEVKKDEKKEIKKDEKKEIKNDEKKEVKKDEKKEVKKDEKKEIKNDEKKEVKKDEKKEVKKEVKKDEKKEIKNDEKKEVKNDEKKEIKKDEKKEIKNDEKKEVKKDEKKEVKKDEKKEIKNDEKKEVKKDEKKEVKKDEKKEIKNDEKKEVKKDEKKEIKKDEKKEIKNDEKKEVKKDEKKEIKKDEKKEIKNDEKKEIKNDEKKEVKNDEKKEVKKDEKKEVKKDEKKEIKNDEKKEVKKEEKKEGQNEEKKKGKKEEKKKGQKEEKKKGKKVQEKKDHKKEQNKDEKKAANKNDRKYDKKDTVKKDTAKEERVKGTLDKHDRSHRQEKSTTKKHPNNSPSGIDGTLNSNPANDAKERSGVEKNWTPQEKVTAKSEDSKQGTSKSTERKHSEEKVHTKGTPTSADSSSGSISSNNTSRSNSDISTTPTKGTAAGATTAGATTAGATTAGATTAGATTAGATTAEITAEQAVAEEGEVKSASTSAASRNGSNSNSSNSSGVQMDKGKETDAGEEAIIPSKANDSKGTEKNTVKSKDEPKGEGNSVPLVQKSDTSRGVTTMEGSPIEERSRLDSANKRGNNEEERSNGRNNSEGASSVVSNSGSTLSSDSGDNSSNETPKENRPLPYPIRETINIKIISNPTYEVHQTEGNEKESSYTHPKGKREYERSSSKSMSDSSYEEENAETLWDDLISSVNLENSEWSKNFIEGLSNEDPSMNIHMRSSEDQGDKSTSYKGSIHSQRESPSDLSVSIELPGESSEVKKAAAVIIPERGSTQEETDLSLLQMNSEEDDREDEGNDDLQDELMLEKVREDKNLERFGDEETVENIASIEHPLIRKKKNIVKNSRKVYNLNLYNCTFIDDWDLNHEYMDEGGSLVKLSGYVFQNMLNSDLMPTANITDWKLKGSCDYDKYVCGALGYMNNVYSKGERVIFEGRVYEATSDTYGTPREMENVWMEKTDDCYDF; via the coding sequence ATGAAGAAAAGCTTCGTAGCAATATTTACCTACCCTCTGATCCTTAACGCTGCGTACTCATTAAGTCTAAGTGCTGTGAATGATCATTTTTCTGACCATGTGACTAGGGATAATAGTGGAGAAAATGGCAATTTAAATTTAAGGCCAAATAGCCTTCCTCACAGAAATAAACGGAAGTATAATAACAATTTAAGCAATGAATCATATGCTGCAATGCAACCCGGTGAAGTGCGCAGAGACAGTTCTGTATATTCAGATTACAATAATTATAATGAACATTTAGGAGGAGATTCTTCACTCACTACTACTGCAGAGGCTAAAGACGGAAATAATGTCCAGCGCTCACAGAAAAGTATATCACCTagcactgaaaaaaaaattgtaggTGATAGTAATCCTCAGAGGGCACAACTTCAGAGTAACTACAGCACTGAGACTACAGAAAGTGGAGAACAACAAAATTCGCTTTTTGTTGAAAGTAAAAATGATGTTAAAGGGAGCGGTATTGAGGGGGAATTACCGGGAGAAAAGGCCACATACAACAAGGTTCAACAGACCAATTTTGAAGAGGGCATGGATAAAAGCTATGGTTTCCCAAACACGGGTGTTGACTTAGATCATGACTCCATCGACAATTTGTTTGGCGATGATGATTTAGATAGTGATTCCGCCGATGATTTGTTCggcgatgaggaggatgacttGGTGGACGATTTTACCGACGATCTCCTTAGCGAAGACAGTACCGAACGCTTGATGAATGTCGTCCTAGGTGACGTTGGTCGTGGTTCAGTCAATAATTTATTCAACAATGAGGGGGGCAATTTGATGGATTCTACCCAGGCCGATCAACCTCCTAGTTCCATTGATTATTTGTTTACGGATAACATCGATAACGATGACGTAAGTGATTTATTTATCGGTGATCATAACCAGTCAGATGATAGAAGAGATGATTCATTTGGCAAGGCTGCGGTAGATTCTTTAAATGATGGGGAAAACGTGTTAGGAAGTATTCAGGATGACCTACCTCTTGATAACTCATTGGATAATGTGCGTTCTACATACAACAGCAGTAGCAGCAGCTTGGATGCATCTGGCAAAGATAATTCCATAAGCAACGACTTATTGAATACAGCGGCGAATGTCCCCTCGTATAAGGGGTTAGACGGAAGTAGCCAGGTTAACGTAGATAAGGCGATTAATTATAGTAACAAGGAAGGAGACAATTCTGTAAACAACAAAAGGGATGCTTCCATTGATAATTCGGATTCATCTAACAAAACAGGGGAAAATGGCAAACCTGATAATAAGGGGGATGTCCAAGTTAAGAGCAAAAGCGATGTAGTCATGACAAAGCCACCAATATCTAGTAGCAAGAAGGAAGATCAAGAAAAAACTAACATGGATAATATGCTGAACTCCAACCAGAGAAGCGGTACTACCGCCACAGTGGATTCAAAGGTGAAGAATAATTCTCTAGGCGATTCAGGGGATGTCAATGAAGGGAATGCCCTAAGAAAACCCGCTGATAAGAAATCGGCAAATAGTGGAGAAACCGATTCTAGTGGTGCGATAGACATGGGGAATAGGACGAATCCAGCACAGAGTAGCGGACAGAAACCACCAAAGGACAGCAAAAAGGTCGCCGTCCAAGAGGGGAGTATCAAAGGTGCACTAGGTAACAGCGATGAGGAAAAGCTAAAGGGCAtcaggaaggaaataaagaaggatgaaaagaaggatgaaaagaaggatgaaaagaaggaagaaaagaaggatgaaaagaaggaagtaaagaaggatgaaaagaaggaagtaaagaaggatgaaaagaaggaaataaagaatgatgaaaagaaggaagtaaagaaggatgaaaagaaggaaataaagaaggatgaaaagaaggaaataaagaatgatgaaaagaaggaagtaaagaaggatgaaaagaaggaagtaaagaaggatgaaaagaaggaaataaagaatgatgaaaagaaggaagtaaagaaggatgaaaagaaggaagtaaagaaggaagtaaagaaggatgaaaagaaggaaataaagaatgatgaaaagaaggaagtaaagaatgatgaaaagaaggaaataaagaaggatgaaaagaaggaaataaagaatgatgaaaagaaggaagtaaagaaggatgaaaagaaggaagtaaagaaggatgaaaagaaggaaataaagaatgatgaaaagaaggaagtaaagaaggatgaaaagaaggaagtaaagaaggatgaaaagaaggaaataaagaatgatgaaaagaaggaagtaaagaaggatgaaaagaaggaaataaagaaggatgaaaagaaggaaataaagaatgatgaaaagaaggaagtaaagaaggatgaaaagaaggaaataaagaaggatgaaaagaaggaaataaagaatgatgaaaagaaggaaataaagaatgatgaaaagaaggaagtaaagaatgatgaaaagaaggaagtaaagaaggatgaaaagaaggaagtaaagaaggatgaaaagaaggaaataaagaatgatgaaaagaaggaagtaaagaaggaagagaaaaaagaagggcagaatgaagagaaaaagaaagggaagaaggaagagaaaaagaaagggcagaaggaagagaaaaagaaagggaagaaggttcaagagaagaaggaccataaaaaggaacagaataAGGACGAGAAGAAGGCAGCTAATAAGAACGATAGGAAATATGACAAAAAGGACACCGTTAAAAAAGACACTGCGAAAGAGGAGAGGGTCAAGGGCACATTAGACAAACATGACAGAAGCCACCGCCAGGAAAAATCCACTACAAAGAAGCATCCAAATAATAGCCCCAGTGGCATCGATGGTACACTGAATAGTAATCCAGCAAATGATGCAAAGGAAAGGTCTGGAGTTGAAAAGAATTGGACCCCCCAGGAAAAGGTAACTGCTAAGAGTGAGGATAGCAAACAGGGCACTTCCAAGAGCACCGAGAGAAAGCATTCGGAGGAGAAGGTTCACACTAAGGGTACACCAACCAGCGCTGATAGCAGTAGTGGTAGCATCAGTAGCAATAACACTAGCAGAAGCAACAGCGACATAAGTACAACGCCAACAAAAGGAACGGCAGCGGGAGCAACAACAGCGGGAGCAACAACAGCGGGAGCAACAACAGCGGGAGCAACAACAGCGGGAGCAACAACAGCGGGAGCAACAACAGCGGAAATAACAGCAGAACAGGCAGTAGCAGAGGAGGGAGAAGTAAAATCAGCATCAACATCAGCAGCCAGCAGGAATGGCAGCAACAGCAACAGTAGCAATAGCAGTGGTGTTCAAATGgataaggggaaggaaactGACGCAGGGGAGGAGGCCATCATTCCCAGCAAGGCGAATGACTCCAAGGgcacggaaaaaaatacagtgAAAAGTAAGGACGAGCctaaaggagaagggaactCAGTACCCCTCGTGCAGAAAAGTGATACCAGTAGGGGCGTCACTACTATGGAGGGATCCCCCATTGAGGAAAGATCCCGATTAGACAGTGCTAATAAAAGGGGTAACAATGAAGAGGAAAGGTCGAATGGAAGAAACAATTCTGAAGGTGCATCAAGCGTTGTATCCAATAGTGGTAGTACACTTAGCAGCGACTCTGGAGACAATTCCTCAAACGAAACTCCAAAGGAGAACAGGCCCTTGCCGTACCCTATTCgtgaaaccataaacataaaaataatatctaACCCTACCTATGAAGTACATCAAACGgagggaaatgaaaaggagagCAGTTATACTCATCCCAAAGGTAAGAGGGAATATGAAAGATCTTCATCCAAAAGTATGAGTGATAGCAGTTACGAAGAGGAAAACGCGGAAACTTTGTGGGATGACTTGATCAGCAGTGTAAATTTAGAAAATTCGGAATGgagtaaaaattttatagaGGGACTAAGTAATGAGGATCCTAGTATGAATATTCATATGCGGAGCAGTGAGGATCAGGGTGATAAATCCACTTCATATAAAGGGAGTATACACAGTCAAAGGGAGAGCCCATCGGATTTGTCTGTCTCAATAGAATTGCCGGGCGAATCGAGTGAAGTGAAAAAGGCAGCAGCTGTTATAATTCCAGAGAGGGGAAGTACGCAGGAGGAAACAGATCTAAGCCTTCTCCAGATGAACAGTGAAGAGGATGACCGTGAGGACGAAGGGAATGATGATCTCCAGGATGAACTCATGTTAGAAAAAGTAAGAGAAGATAAAAACTTAGAACGTTTCGGAGACGAAGAAACTGTGGAAAATATAGCATCAATAGAGCACCCCCTaattaggaagaaaaaaaatatagtaaAAAATTCACGTAAGGTGTATAATTTAAATCTGTATAATTGCACCTTTATAGACGATTGGGACTTAAATCATGAGTACATGGATGAAGGAGGTTCGTTAGTGAAATTAAGTGGATATGTCTTTCAAAACATGTTGAATTCGGATTTAATGCCCACGGCAAATATAACTGACTGGAAGTTAAAAGGATCGTGTGATTACGATAAGTATGTGTGTGGTGCTCTGGGCTACATGAATAATGTCTACAGCAAGGGTGAACGGGTTATATTTGAAGGTCGAGTGTATGAGGCCACCAGCGATACGTATGGTACTCCGAGGGAGATGGAGAATGTATGGATGGAGAAGACAGATGACTGTTACGACTTTTAG
- a CDS encoding ABC transporter B family member 5, putative: MGNALRKGKDAQGVFGKIPNNIYAVFSIHGEDSSLRNKPADGGVEECTSTKREDKKKKNNFLLRAIRDMTKGEKTLLVIAFAFLAINAYTNLNYPKIMGECVETVNLAEGGVSAVNGVNGGDSVGGCNIGAPTKCNFLVTFLQKIKILNNLFLGTQQRGAHAVLCFLPYFICGGVASYFRIYFTNKCIKKVENRLKKRVHKTIITQNSEKFKSHKSPDYLINCVFNEIKFSAKHLITSITQMMRYGNSILGGSISMICISPYLTKLCILVVPTYGFLVLLILRKLKSIKMKTSNSEEKQMARLSDILQKKNVISFFGNDYYENSFFCKNLKYMNRLNDSYTNWESLFYSFLNIGSNIVICSILCFGRSELNKKNMTHGQLVSFIAFSSMLGLGIVGMLKLKKDLGVLQLSLQKIYEIVDFTPMGNNQQDERMPLQRGNVLIHMESPIERDPPPTIGDVNGGDDSPVLVDQCPRNLRGSLKFENVNFAYNAFDPSKRKDVLKNINLEIKEKEKVAIIGKSGSGKSTLWKLLTMEYEYQGNIYIDTYNLKNINKTYFKKFIISVSEQDSSVLNRSLYENLIYALLPVKIEDQWELPKVITMGDDQLPSGNAKSICSDQSRYNDKSSSPKEGEDTSNEKLDKAPHTQGQNCNTYNTRLGEGKITPITEEAQLNDQVNYALLHEYGQDKLNLINETLNELCEQLDLTHFIRSLPVDIHSSIQNSAMSSGQRQRISIIRSLIKDTPIYVFDEITSFLDESNEEKVYNLINTIIPNKTIIYVTHSVNILHQMDKIIIVDQGKICSIGTFSQIKNDPLFLDIFSHSKMASR, from the coding sequence ATGGGGAACGCGTTGCGGAAGGGCAAAGATGCCCAGGGGGTGTTCGGAAAAATCCCGAATAACATCTACGCCGTGTTTTCAATTCATGGCGAAGACAGCTCACTAAGGAATAAACCTGCAGATGGAGGAGTAGAAGAATGTACATCCACAAagagggaagataaaaaaaaaaaaaataatttccttttaaGAGCTATAAGAGACATGacgaaaggggaaaagacgCTACTTGTGATCgcctttgcatttttagcTATCAATGCATACACAAACTTGAATTACCCGAAGATTATGGGAGAGTGTGTCGAGACGGTGAATCTCGCAGAGGGAGGTGTAAGTGCAGTTAACGGGGTTAATGGAGGTGACAGCGTGGGTGGATGCAACATTGGAGCACCCACCAAGTGCAACTTCCTCGTGACCTTCTTGCAGAagattaaaattttaaacaatttgtttttaGGCACTCAACAGAGAGGCGCACATGCCGTTTTGTGCTTCTTACCGTACTTCATCTGCGGAGGCGTGGCGTCCTACTTCAGAATATACTTCACAAACAAGTGCATTAAGAAGGTGGAGAATCGACTGAAAAAACGAGTGCACAAAACGATCATTACACAAAACagtgaaaaatttaaatcgCACAAATCACCAGATTATCTAATCAACTGTGTTTTTaacgaaataaaattctCTGCAAAACATTTGATTACGTCTATCACACAAATGATGCGTTATGGTAATTCCATCCTTGGTGGAAGTATCTCCATGATATGCATATCTCCTTATCTAACCAAATTGTGTATCTTGGTTGTGCCCACGTATGGGTTTCTCGTCCTTCTCATTTTGAGAAAGCTCAAAAGTATTAAAATGAAGACATCCAATTCTGAAGAAAAGCAAATGGCTAGATTGTCAgatattttacaaaaaaaaaatgtcatttcattttttggaaatgattattatgaaaatagctttttttgtaaaaacttaaaatatatgaacagacTAAATGACAGTTACACAAATTGGGAATCCTTattctattcctttctcAATATAGGAAGCAATATTGTTATATGCTCTATCCTGTGCTTTGGAAGAAGTGAACTgaataagaagaatatgACCCATGGACAGCTCGTTTCCTTTATTGCCTTCTCCAGTATGTTAGGGCTAGGTATTGTGGGCATgctaaaattgaaaaaggatCTCGGTGTTCTCCAACTAAGTTTACAAAAGATTTACGAAATTGTGGACTTCACTCCGATGGGGAATAACCAACAGGATGAAAGAATGCCCCTACAGAGGGGAAATGTTTTAATCCATATGGAAAGCCCAATAGAAAGAGACCCACCTCCCACCATTGGTGATGTGAATGGAGGAGATGATTCCCCTGTACTTGTTGATCAGTGTCCAAGAAATCTCCGCGGAAGCCTCAAATTCGAAAATGTCAATTTCGCCTACAACGCATTCGATCCCAGCAAGAGAAAGGATGTTCTAAAAAACATAAACctagaaataaaagaaaaagaaaaggtagCCATCATAGGGAAAAGCGGATCAGGAAAGTCAACCCTGTGGAAGCTCCTCACCATGGAGTATGAGTACcaaggaaatatatacattGACACATataacttaaaaaatataaacaaaacttattttaaaaaattcattatATCCGTTAGTGAGCAGGACTCCTCTGTCCTGAATAGGTCTCTGtatgaaaatttaatttatGCCTTGTTACCTGTAAAAATTGAGGATCAGTGGGAGTTGCCAAAGGTTATCACCATGGGAGATGATCAGTTGCCTTCGGGAAACGCAAAGAGCATTTGTAGTGATCAGTCCAGATACAATGATAAGTCGAGTAGCccaaaagaaggagaggacACATCAAATGAAAAGCTAGACAAAGCTCCCCACACCCAAGGCCAAAATTGCAATACGTACAACACACGCCTGGGTGAAGGCAAAATAACTCCAATCACTGAGGAAGCCCAGCTGAACGATCAAGTGAATTACGCTCTTCTACATGAATACGGGCAAGATAAATTAAACCTCATAAACGAAACATTAAATGAATTGTGTGAACAGTTGGATTTGACACATTTCATACGCTCCCTGCCAGTTGACATTCATTCAAGTATCCAAAACAGTGCCATGTCATCAGGACAGAGACAAAGAATATCTATCATTCGATCTTTAATAAAAGACACACCAATTTATGTCTTCGATGAAATCACTTCATTTTTAGATGAGtccaatgaagaaaaagtataCAACCTAATTAATACCATAATACCTAATAAGACAATCATTTACGTTACTCACTCAGTGAATATATTGCACCAGAtggataaaataattatcgTTGAtcaaggaaaaatatgttccattggaaccttCAGTCAGATTAAGAATGATCCCCTCTTCTTGGACATCTTCTCCCACTCGAAGATGGCGTCTAGATAA
- a CDS encoding mitotic-spindle organizing protein 1, putative yields MAEKEAKKEAIEIIYEISNILNVNLDKETIVILIQLCEYGVSPKVLSHIIIQLKKEKQKFLQNLNNNMGNLKQGNA; encoded by the coding sequence ATGGCGGAGAAGGAAGCGAAAAAAGAAGCTATCGAAATAATTTACGAAATTTCAAATATCCTTAACGTAAATTTGGACAAAGAAACCATCGTCATTTTGATTCAATTATGTGAGTATGGAGTGAGCCCCAAGGTGTTGTCGCACATCATTATTCagttgaagaaggaaaagcaaaagtTTCTCCAAAATTTGAATAACAACATGGGAAATCTCAAGCAGGGCAATGCCTAG
- a CDS encoding nucleolar complex protein 2, putative: protein MSGGAVDNVEEKAEVEVAPQVTEQEPKEEKKKKKKKVKNDKGEKDVLNKKEKKKEKKKEKKKKKQKEKSPQNGKAKTTGGGKKLRKRDALEEASDSLSDESDGDSDMESLENFCKQNDLSEPSSEEHESVDVADKDNHENEGKLIDIVYVEAYLNSLSKKTRLSKVVKLLSMFRDALNMFVDDEVEDGMPKKGEINGEAVQGEKQKKGSKGGKKGGKKRGSNKEGKQSRTKYSMNVDTSIFTVFNVLYNVDSLFYNMTNEGSRELRIWSLECIRNNEIYQEDSTLQKECDMEDEKIVDNVKTAKNMESAQSMQILQNMPNYKHLEKYKKLIVHFFKYLLTRMKKLSNSDICSGIIKILKKKSILRWIVILNMGKVFLKRMCTMFILSKKNDIYFFLFLLIQNMVQLYNEKKKILYNNKSVANGNFKEKEHIKNTYQLEKLLFEVYQYLMHRYLIHYGSNYHNILLLNHMNFKENCLIELFTLLSHDVAYTITFRYVQIIMQKIREGFKVTYEDGKKGNLRTGDEQNKRRSRDEGKKNKSKVNLLDFKTFHLHSSYMILLLRFLIKIIKTCQNLDILTYGVTVLIIAILKTKINNMKYVPINLQLLHLLIRIMEDKKKYIPLFSYFTCIMNGLISYQHVRTISKNQKIRLTIENFDINTSLEIEEKLISDFSIAHQVYDKLYALLCDYVGLMVHHISFPEFFVAIESFLKKYFSECKVHAFKMKIKNLLVLAKNSIEIIQKKRKNRNIYNMHDKMIFLGNENLPLSAHRQSVLENYENSCLVKVKARISGLENIKRDNDKGDDEDDDEEEEGDEEDEDHQEELPSERSPKKRKREDEHAPSSSSKKKKKNKSNNNNKDKDKNKKNDNKPTEEAKSPSREDEVEVFSMSSEDEPENGEEDA from the coding sequence ATGAGCGGTGGCGCGGTAGACAACGTGGAGGAGAAGGCAGAAGTGGAAGTGGCTCCGCAGGTAACAGAACAGGAgccgaaggaggaaaagaaaaagaagaaaaaaaaggtgaaaaatgacaaaggggaaaaagatgTCCtcaacaaaaaggagaagaaaaaggagaagaaaaaggagaagaaaaagaagaaacaaaaggagaaatccccccaaaatgggaaagcgAAAACcacgggggggggaaagaagctCAGAAAGAGGGACGCGCTGGAGGAGGCTAGTGATTCGCTAAGTGACGAAAGCGATGGTGATAGTGACATGGAGAGTCTGGAAAACTTCTGCAAGCAGAACGATCTGAGCGAGCCCAGCTCAGAAGAGCATGAATCGGTGGATGTGGCTGATAAAGATAACCacgaaaatgaaggaaagctCATTGATATAGTATACGTAGAGGCGTACCTCAATTCCTTAAGCAAGAAGACAAGGTTGAGCAAGGTGGTGAAGCTGCTCTCCATGTTTCGGGATGCCCTGAACATGTTCGTGGATGATGAGGTGGAGGACGGCATGCCgaagaagggagaaataaaTGGCGAAGCAGTTCAAGgggagaagcagaaaaaaggctcaaaagggggtaaaaaaggaggaaagaaacgAGGATCAAATAAGGAGGGCAAGCAAAGCAGAACAAAGTATTCGATGAATGTGGATACATCCATTTTCACCGTCTTCAACGTGTTGTACAACGTGGACTCCCTTTTCTACAACATGACGAACGAAGGGTCACGCGAGCTGAGGATATGGAGCTTGGAGTGTATCAGAAATAATGAAATATATCAGGAGGATAGTACTCTCCAGAAGGAGTGCGACATGGAAGATGAGAAAATAGTGGACAATGTGAAGACCgcgaaaaatatggaaagcGCACAAAGTATGCagattttacaaaatatgcCAAATTATAAGCACCtggaaaagtacaaaaagttgattgtccatttttttaagtatctCCTAACTCGAATGAAAAAACTAAGCAACAGTGATATCTGTTCAGGGATcatcaaaattttgaaaaaaaaaagcatccTAAGATGGATAGTAATACTAAACATGGgaaaagtttttttaaaaagaatgtgtaCAATGTTTATCCTGTCGAAGAAGAACGACATctacttcttcctcttcctgttAATACAAAATATGGTTCAGCTATacaatgagaagaaaaaaattttatataacAACAAGAGCGTTGCCAATGGcaattttaaggaaaaagagcATATTAAAAATACCTACCAATTGGAGAAGTTACTCTTCGAGGTGTACCAATATCTGATGCATAGATACTTGATCCATTACGGAAGTAACTACCATAACATTCTCCTTTTGAATCATATGAATTTTAAAGAGAATTGCCTCATCGAGTTGTTCACGCTGCTTTCCCATGATGTGGCCTATACCATCACCTTTAGATATGTACAAATCATCATGCAGAAAATCAGGGAGGGTTTTAAAGTCACCTACGAGGATGGTAAGAAGGGAAATCTGCGCACAGGAGATGAACAAAACAAGCGAAGAAGCCGAGATGAAGGcaagaaaaacaaatcaaaagTTAATCTCCTCGACTTCAAAACTTTCCACCTCCACAGCAGTTACATGATCCTCCTACTTagatttttaattaaaattatcaaaaccTGTCAAAATTTGGATATCCTTACATATGGGGTGACGGTATTAATAATTGCCATTTTGAAAACCAAAATTAATAACATGAAATATGTGCCTATAAATTTACAATTACTTCACTTGCTAATTCGAATAATggaagacaagaaaaaatacattccCCTATTTTCGTATTTTACGTGCATCATGAATGGGTTAATATCTTATCAGCATGTCAGGACGATTTCCAAAAATCAAAAAATCAGATTAACTATCGAAAATTTCGATATCAACACTTCCCtcgaaattgaagaaaaattaatttcagATTTTTCTATAGCTCACCAAGTATATGACAAATTATATGCCCTTTTATGTGACTATGTTGGACTGATGGTACATCATATTTCCTTTCCAGAGTTTTTTGTCGCAATAGAATCGTTCCTGAAAAAATACTTCTCCGAGTGTAAAGTACATGcattcaaaatgaaaattaaaaaccttcttgtCTTGGCAAAAAATTCCATTGAAATTAtccagaagaagagaaaaaatagaaatatcTACAACATGCATGATAAAATGATTTTCCTCGGAAATGAAAACTTGCCCTTATCTGCACATAGACAGTCCGTTCTCGAGAACTATGAAAATAGCTGCTTGGTAAAAGTGAAGGCCAGAATTAGTGGgcttgaaaatattaaacgGGACAACGATAAGGGGGATGATGAggacgatgatgaagaagaggagggggatgaggaggatgaggaCCATCAGGAGGAACTTCCTTCTGAGCGATCgcccaaaaaaaggaaacgcgAAGATGAACATGCTCCCAGCAGTAGCagcaagaagaagaaaaaaaacaaaagcaacaacaacaacaaggaCAAGGACAA
- a CDS encoding exosome complex component RRP42, putative produces MSSLKYIENSINSNIRVDGRTLSTYRTIEINKNILVSADGSSSVMNEENNVICGIKLSLLTPSLDAPDEGVINLQIDCPASVAANRIKKDHLQIMSSIIYDLCLKNNIDRKKLCILPSKFVWGVDISVMVLNAGGGLLDIISMAIYVALKDTVVPVVKPKRKIDESNTFHHTKCADYQIEIVENQKTDFPYENVPICVSIGEINNKYVYDMSKVEEELVENIFVVAVTSSGKCVAFHKLYGISMEIASILNMTENSSKISHHLFEKINEAIVKIQNRSILV; encoded by the coding sequence ATGAGTTCGCTAAAGTACATTGAGAACAGCATCAACTCCAACATTAGAGTGGATGGAAGAACCCTGTCGACGTACAGAACCATCGAAATAAATAAGAACATTTTGGTATCAGCAGATGGCAGCAGCAGCGTCATGAATGAAGAGAACAATGTAATTTGCGGGATTAAGTTATCCCTTTTAACACCGAGTTTAGACGCACCGGACGAAGGGGTTATCAATCTGCAGATAGATTGCCCCGCATCGGTAGCTGcaaatagaataaaaaaagatcaTTTACAAATTATGTCGTCAATTATTTACGACttatgtttaaaaaataatattgatcggaaaaaattgtgcattttACCATCCAAGTTTGTTTGGGGAGTTGACATAAGCGTTATGGTTTTAAATGCCGGAGGAGGACTATTGGACATCATCAGTATGGCCATTTATGTAGCTCTGAAGGATACCGTTGTCCCCGTTGTAAAacccaaaaggaaaattgaCGAATCGAACACCTTTCACCATACAAAATGTGCAGACTACCAAATCGAAATAGTTGAAAATCAAAAAACGGATTTTCCGTACGAAAATGTACCCATATGTGTCTCCATaggagaaataaacaacaaaTATGTGTACGATATGTCTAAGGTGGAAGAAGAGTTagttgaaaatatttttgttgtcGCCGTTACATCAAGTGGGAAGTGCGTAGCATTTCACAAGTTATATGGCATATCTATGGAGATTGCTTCGATATTAAATATGACGGAAAATTCGTCCAAAATTTCGCATCACCTTTTTGAGAAAATTAATGAGGCAATTGTGAAAATACAAAACAGAAGTATCCTTGTGTAG